The Erinaceus europaeus chromosome 4, mEriEur2.1, whole genome shotgun sequence genomic sequence GGACCAGAAGCAGGACTTCTGGGTGGCCCAGTAGAAGGACAGTACAGGATCCTCTTGCTGTTTGAAAGTACAGTGTTCCTATCTGGAATGATTGGCTTCCATCTATGGTGATGATAACAGTGTTTTCAGGCTCTATCCCACCCCCAAATAATCTAGCAAACCTTGCTGAATACAAACACTCTACTCTTTGGCATGATTTGGTGGGTTGTTTGTATATTTTCACTACTGTGATTTAGATAGACAAGTGAAGATACACATTTATATAATGTAAGGGATCCTAAACAGCTCCAGTTAGTCAGGCTGTTCTGAGTTTAATAAGAGTAATCCAGGGGGAAGGGTAGGAAGGATGTCTTCTTCCAGTCTTTCTCTGAAGCACTGAAGGTAAAGTCTAGGTCAAAGACTTACAGACACTTTTCCTGGAAAGAGGAAGCATGGATGTCATTTTGCATTTAAGGAAACATAGTAAAAGGGGGcctgggaaatagcacagtggttatgcacaatactttatttttaaaaaaatatttaccacaatttttttaattgagggggattgatggtttacagtcaacagtaaaatacagtagtttgtacatgtataacatttctcagttttccacataacaattcaacccccactaggtcctcctctgccatcatgttccaggacctgagcccttccccacccactacaccccagagtcttttattctgATGCGATACACcaagccacatttttttttatttaagaaaggattaattaacaaaaccatagggtaggaggggtacaactccacacaattcccaacacccactctccatatcccaccccctcccctgatagctttcccattctctatccctctgggagcatggacccagggtcattgtgggttgcagaaggtagaaggtctggcttctgtaattgcttccccgctgaacatgggcattgactggtcggtccatactcgcagtctgcctctctctttccctagtagggtgtgtctctggggaagctgagctccaggacacattggcggggtcttcaatccagggaagcctggcccggcatcctgatggcatctggaacctggtgactgaaaagagagttaacatacgaagccaaacaaattgttgagcaatcatggatcccaagcttggaatagtggagaggaagtgttagggaggtactcactgcaaactctagtgtacttctgctttcaggtatatattttgcagtagtttatggatacgtgtgaacatatgctctctctcacagaaactggtgtatatctaggttttgggacttcgttagaaccAAGCCACATTTTAAGTACATGATTATTTAGTTGATTATCTGAGTAATGTCTGCTTCTTTGAGAAAGTTAAGCAATGTTTAAGAAAGGTCCACTGGATGTTATCACCAGTACTGATAGTTCCAGCTCTGGCAatactgtctttaaaaaaaatgtattagtgatttaataatgataaacaagattgtaagataacaggggtatgattccatacagttcccaccaccagagttccgtgtcccatcccctccattggaagcttccctattttttatctttctgggagcatggaccaaagatctttataaggtgcagaaggtgggaggtctggcttctgtcattgcttccctgctggatatgggcactgacaggtcaatccataccccatacctagtggggtagggctctggggaggtgagattccaggacacactggtgaggttgtctgcccaaggaagtcagatggcatcatagtagtgtctgcaacttggaggctggAAGGTGGTAGGATATAAAGTAGGAAAAATtgtttgataaacaggaaccaaaaggtaggaacagagcagaggaaattaggggtcttcgtgtggggagaagctaggaagtctaaagGGAGTGGAGGCACCCAGCAGAATTCTCCCTGGCTTTTATCCCACACTTAGAGGTCAGGCCCGGAAATAAGGTTGTTAAGAAACTTATAagaggcctgtttttttttttttttaatcttttttaaaaatgtatttgttggatagagaccatcagaaattgagagggaaggggtggtagagagggagagagacagagagagacacctgcagccttgcttcaccacttgtgaagctttccccctgcaggtgaggaccggtggcttgagcctgggtccttgcacatcaaaagggaaaataaatattttaaaaaattaaaagagagagagagagaaaagaccacaAATTAGTTCTTCAGAAttttcttctctcactcactaactcactttttaatttttttttatctttatttattggatctagacagccagaaattgagaggtaagggggaaataagagagtgagagagaaagagggacacttacagcactgcttcaccactcacaaagctttccctctgtaggtggggactggggccttgaacccaggtccttgcacattttaacatgtgcccaACCTGGTGTACCATCACCCTGCCCCAGTCTTcagcatttaaaaacaaaacaaagcaaacaaacaataacaacaacaacaacaacaaaaaggtcaGAAAGGGTCACCtccagaagaaaggaaagaatgaaagaaagagttaagggaagaaaaagaggacccatagaaaaaaaggaaggcaatGTCCCAAGATATCcagaacaaacaaaagaaacagcAACAAACCTCCCTAGAGGTTTAATCAGCCACATGGATCAGCTTTGATAATCTCCTGTCATCTTCTGCTGGTTTTCACTTGCCCCTGCCAGGAAATGAAACAGAGGCAGTAACTAACTAATCAGCTGAGTTTGTCTTGTCCCAGACATCGTCCCGAAATAAACCAAGATCTACTTGTTTTTGATGAGGACATCCAGAAGGCTGAGTGTTCCGTTTCTGTGCCGAGGGCCCTGTACCTTGGGAGCAGCGATTTCTCTCCAGGAAACTCTTGTCTTGTTCTGGGGTGCTGATCCGCCCCTCTGCTATCTCTGACCTAACTGCGCTTTCCTTCCCGCTCTTTTCCTGTCCCCAGGAGCGCCCTCTGCCGCACATTGCCTGTAATTTCTCTTCTCCCCGCAGTGCTGATTCAAAGCCTTGCCTGtgaaagaaacacctacagctcAAGGGGCAGCTGGACAGAAATCAGGATTGTATATACATAAAACAAGGCGGCCACTGGCCCCTACCTTACAAATACCCAACTTTTCTGCGTGCACCAGACCAGACCCCACCCCGCTGGACCTACCCTACACTGTGCTGCTAGAGCACAGACCCCTTCCCTGTGATCctgcctgtcccccaccccccagtccttAACCAGAGAAGCAGTTGGATGAAAATGGTTTCAGGCATGGCTCTGAAAGGGAGTATGTCCCTTTCCTGCCAGCCATGCAAGCGTCAGGCGGGAGGGCCGGGAAGGAGGAAATGacagtgtttgttttttcccctgatgGTAATAAGTTTATCAGGGAGTCGAGAGGCCACACTGGAGAGATGTCCTGGGGCTTCCACTGAGGCATTAGTAGCTGTCCTAAGTCTCACTCGCTGGAATTTCTAGGGGTGCAACTTTCTAGGGTCACTCCGGCTtccagccctcctccctccccaaagGGATCAGAGGCACTTTGACCTTGTCATAGGAGTTGGAGTgatagggagttaggcggtagtgcagtgggttaagcgcagtggattaagcacagtgggttaagcgcatgtggcgcaaagcgcacggtttgagcccggggctccccacccgcaggggagtcgcttcacaagcggtgaaacaggtctgcaggtgtctttctttctttctcttcccctcctctctccatttctctctgtcctatccaacagcaacgacatcaataacaattacaacaataaaacaacaagggcaacaaaagggaataaataataaaaataaatattaaagaaaaaaatcttcacaATCATTACTTTAGCCTACATGAACTACATGTTAGTCACTGgtgcaattttaaaaattacaacttactttttaaaagtttattagtaatattgacttacaaaattataacagtgcTATCATTTtgtactgtccccaccaccagagttttgtcccTCTACTCCTTCCCCTGGAAGctccagcagttctcccaaggtcacagatatgggttaactattatttctacaactgtctgtctagatttgtatagatttgccagttttttttccctatggttctttttctttacctttccaagtcacacctacaactattactacttccaaatgtccttgctttttttttttttttccttttctctttctgggtcctgatggagttggaagttcagagccctctggtcaccatcctcctgtcacttctccccttctgggatatggatcaaaattattttgggggtgtagaaggtgggagttctggcttctgtaattgcttctccactggacatgggtgttggaagatgGATCTGTATTCTGGGATACACTGATGGGGCCGTCTGCCGAGGGAGCAACTTACTGAAcatagctattttatttttttaaatgctcatctattattatatttttgaaaatataatttaatttccTATGGGTTCCACTGAGAGaacgaaaaaaaaaagaagcctgtaACCACAAAATTTGCTGCTGTATATATTCAAACTTGTATAAGTTCTTACTACTTAAGGGAAAATATCCAACAAGACAGTACTACAGCTTCACACCCCctcccaccgcccccccccccccgcatctcAGCCCTTGTTCACGCATCATTTAACCCATCTATGTCACATTTACGTtcgggtagggagagagaggagagatctcACTGTGCCGGAGCATCTGGGATGTCACAGCTGTTCCCATACAGCGTCGGGCTTGGACTGGGGCTGTGACTATGGCGAGGCATTTGATGTCCCCAGAGAGCTATAGCTCTAGCTCTCATCCCCCTCCATTAATTACTtggtttgtttaatatttttattaactttatttatttattggatagagatagtcagaaattgagaggataggggagaatgagagaaacgcaacaccacttgcaaagctttccccctgcaggtggggactaggggctcaaacctgggtccttgcgcactgtaacgtgtgctcagccaggtgcgccaccacaccaGCCCCTCATCAACTACTTTGTATGACATCCAGAAGCAGTCCATTGACTCTACAGGTTCTCGGTGGCTCTAAAGTGTGAATGGTCGTCAGCTTCTTTTCTTAGTCTTTCTTGTCTCCTGCTAACTGCATACCACCTTCTCTGGATTATTGAAATAATGTTTAATATAGCAGGGAGTGAGAGTGCCAGCAGCTAGAACTTAATTTCTGTTCCTTGGAGCACTGCTGCTTGAAACAGCTTGTGCTTCATAGTATGTGTATTACCTGCTCATATAATCACAGAGCGAGAGGAAGATTTTGAGGTTTCTCTGCTTAGAAAGAATTAGCATGAGACCCagaaaaacagctcacctggatagtgtgcctgccttGTTCTGCATGTAACCCAGGTTTGCGCCTGGCcctcatcacactgaaggaagctttggtgctatgctgccttttcctctctctgtctctctatctgaaaacaaaaacaagacaaaaaacagATCTAAAGCTCCAgtagatgaccaaaaaaaaaaaaaagaagaaagaaaaagaaaagtccctCAGTAAACAAATACTTGTCAGATCATGTGTCTAATTCAGAAATTTCCAACTGTTTTTGTTCAGTGGAAATACTTTAGAAGAGATAACTTCAGCAAATGAGAAAGAGTCCTATTTGGGTTCCTTTGGGTTCCTTCGGGTTCCTTCAACTAGATGTGAAGGAGTCGGAAAGTTAATTAGTACCAGCCAGTTGTGTGGTTCGACAGAACAAGAAACGGCACTATCGAGTCTATGATGCTCTTGAACTACTTCCATTCTCATCAGCGTGCAGCCTTTCCTGGAAATATGAACCGATGGCCAGAAGATCCGCAGATTCCTGTGCTCCCAACACCCGTTGCAGCTGAACGCTCCATGGGAAGTAGACACAGAGAAGCAGAATCATGTCGCATCAACTGTCAAAGGCTGCCATCATCTGCCGATTTCTCAgaccactcttttaaaaaaatatttatttggtggatagagacagagaaaagtggagtgGGAAGGggacaaagagaaggaggggggggagggagagacctgtagcactgtttcacaagttgtgaagcttttctcctactaaggaaccgggagcttgaacctgggtctcttgtgttttgtaacatgtgagttctaCTGGGTATATTATCACCACCCGacacccccctcctttttttttttttaatgctttggaAGTTTCTGCTTTTTCTCATGCTTTGTTTGAGCAGGAAATGTCTCTTTATCCGGCCTCGAAGGTGGTTGGTGCTCAGAACTGCTGGGGTGGCCATTTCTGCTCTTTTGGGGGTAAAGGGAAGGTCCACATTCTGCCCCACAAGGGGTCAAGTGCTCAAAGCCCAGGCTCTCTGATTGACGCATTTTGTACAATATGGCAGTGGGATGACATACatctaccgtgtgtgtgtgtgtgtgtgtgtgtgtgtgtgtgtgtgtgtgtgatttgttgTTGAAGTCTTTTTGTGCCAACATCTCTGTGGTAGACAAAACAGGGAACATCTCCCCCTATTCGAAACCAGACTAACACACACCTGGCCAGTCACATAGTTGTCCTAAATAATTTATCTCTCTGGCCCAAGGTGTTTAAATTTTGAGATTCATTTGGTGCCTGCTGAGCATCCAGAGTGGCATCCAGATGCTACAAGACAGAAAGGCAGGACTGGGGAAATGGCACCACAGTTTGCACAACAGACAGACTTTAATGCTCAAGgttaccaaaggtcccaggttcaatccctggcatcactttAATatggagttgagcagtgctttgatcaaaaactaaaaacaagaacaaacaataaaaaacaggaagTCTCAGACTTGTCCTTTTCTTTGTCTTGAATTTACAAAACGGGCTTTTGTTTAGGGTCAACTTTAGTACTGCCCagtttggtttatttattatgaaaatttaatttttaatttttttatttataaaaaggaaacattgactaaatcataggataagaggggtacaactccacacaattcccaccaccagacctctgtataccatcccgtcccctgacagctttcctatactttaaccctctgggagtatggacccaaggtcattgtgggatgcagaaggtggaaggtctggcttctgtaattgcttccctgctgaacatgggcattgacaggttgatccatactcccagcctgtctttctctttcccttgtggagaagggctttggggaagcagagctccatgacacattggtagggttgtctgtccagggaagtctggtcggcatcatgctagcatctgaaacctggtggttgaaaagagagttaacatacaaagccaaacaaattgctgaccaatcatggacctaagggcaggtatagtgcagatgaagagttggggggtcctccattttgtagatagctagttggcatattttagttatattccaaagggcctgtggctacactagtgtttttgtttgcttgcttgtttgtttgttttgttttgtttttcctgagcctgaaatctgatatgcaggtggatcctaattattgtctgggtagatgatgtcatggctggaagaaggaccagaaagctgaatcatggaagagagtagctcccaaatatgggaaaggtgtataaatattgttgactgtgaaccccattgatttgatgtgatctggggcccatattcagcttaggagcctatgtgacctctgaggaCTACCCAGTTTTTAAGGCTAAGTAGCTACTGATGGCTAGAGCTGGGTCGGCTTGAGCCCTCTGGTTGGGCAGGAAACTGCTAAGACTcacgtccctctctctctcattcttcccaGGTTGAAAAGTAATGGGGGCCTGGTACTCACCCGAAGAATTGGAGACTTGTGGGAGCTCTGCCCATCCTTCGACCTTGTGGTCAACTGCTCGGGTCTTGGCAGCAGAAAGCTTGTGGGGGATATGGAAGTTTTCCCCGTGAGGGGTCAAGTGCTTAAAGTCCAGGCTCCCTGGCTGACACATTTTATCCGAGATGGAAATGGGATGACGTACATCTACCCTGGCACCTCCAGTGTCACTCTTGGTGGCACCAGGCAACAGGGAGACTGGAATCTGTCCCCAGATGCAGACACCAGCAGGGATATCCTTTCTAGGTGCTGTGCCCTGGAGCCCTCCCTCCAGGGAGCCCGTGCCATCCGGGCGATGGTGGGCTTGAGACCCTGCCGGCCAGGGGTGCGGCTGCAGAAAGAGCATTTACACCAGGCAGACTGGACGCTGCCTGTGGTCCACCACTATGGCCACGGCAGTGGGGGGATCTCTGTGCACTGGGGGTCTGCTCTGGAGGCTGCCAGGCTGGTGAGAGAGTGTGTCGGCGTCctcaggacccccacccccaattcaaAGCTGTAGGTGACTGGAAATGACTGAAAATGATCCTGGAATCGGTTGATCAAAACATCATGCTAGCACCAGAACATGTGCAAATTACACATCCATTACAGGAAAGTTTAGGTACACTCTTGTTCTTGAAATTAAAAACAAGGCAGGAGAGCTGACTCTCTGGGTAGGGAATTACAgtaattaaaaaagtaagaacaagggatgggtggtagcatagtgggttaagtgcaagtggcactaagcgcaaggactggcttgaggatctaggttcgagaccccggctccccacctgcagggaagtcgcttcacaggcggtgaagcaggtctgcaggtgtctgtctttctctcctcctctctgtcttcccctcctctctccatttctctctgtcctatccaataacaatgacagcaataacaacaactataatgacgataagcaacaagggcaacaaaaagggaaaaaatggcctccaggagcagtggacttgtagtgcaagcactgaaccccagcaataaccctggaggcaaataataataataataataaataaaaataataaaaagaaaataaagataactcCAAGCAGGCTCTGGCTGGGGTTTAACAAACAGGAGATTTATTACATCTTGGATTATTTAAGTACATTAAAACTGTGGCAGCAAATAGGTGAAAGGGCAAAGATCAGCTAGTCATGATGGCGGGGAGCCATGAGTCTTGTTCCCAGCGCTCAGCTCCATGTGCTCAGGCCCAGGTGAGGAGCGCAGGCAAGGGTCACAGGAACAGGGAACAATTGCCACCAGACACTCACTTAAATAACttcctccacagacaataacttggatccacctgcatatcagatttcaggctcaggggaaaaaagaacaagaaaagggaaataaaaaactagtatagccacagaccctttggaatataactaaaatatgcctattggctatctataaaatggaggcccccacccaactcttcatcttcactattccagcccttaggtccaaggattggtcaactatttgtttgactttgtatgttaactctcttttcaaccaccagattctagatgctagcatgatgccaaccagatttccctggacagacaaccccaccaatgtgtcatggagctctgcttc encodes the following:
- the DDO gene encoding D-aspartate oxidase isoform X2, which translates into the protein MDTLPLLRDSMDTVRIAVVGAGVMGLSTAVCISESVPRCSVTVMADKFSPDTTSDVAAGMLIPHTYPDIPIPKQKQWFKETFDHLFTIANSAEAGDAGVQLVSGLKSNGGLVLTRRIGDLWELCPSFDLVVNCSGLGSRKLVGDMEVFPVRGQVLKVQAPWLTHFIRDGNGMTYIYPGTSSVTLGGTRQQGDWNLSPDADTSRDILSRCCALEPSLQGARAIRAMVGLRPCRPGVRLQKEHLHQADWTLPVVHHYGHGSGGISVHWGSALEAARLVRECVGVLRTPTPNSKL
- the DDO gene encoding D-aspartate oxidase isoform X1 — its product is MDTLPLLRDSMDTVRIAVVGAGVMGLSTAVCISESVPRCSVTVMADKFSPDTTSDVAAGMLIPHTYPDIPIPKQKQWFKETFDHLFTIANSAEAGDAGVQLVSGWQVFLSPLSDEVPFWADVVLGYRRMTEAELRKFPQHVSGQAFTTLKCEGPSYLPWLEKRLKSNGGLVLTRRIGDLWELCPSFDLVVNCSGLGSRKLVGDMEVFPVRGQVLKVQAPWLTHFIRDGNGMTYIYPGTSSVTLGGTRQQGDWNLSPDADTSRDILSRCCALEPSLQGARAIRAMVGLRPCRPGVRLQKEHLHQADWTLPVVHHYGHGSGGISVHWGSALEAARLVRECVGVLRTPTPNSKL
- the DDO gene encoding D-aspartate oxidase isoform X3 — protein: MTEAELRKFPQHVSGQAFTTLKCEGPSYLPWLEKRLKSNGGLVLTRRIGDLWELCPSFDLVVNCSGLGSRKLVGDMEVFPVRGQVLKVQAPWLTHFIRDGNGMTYIYPGTSSVTLGGTRQQGDWNLSPDADTSRDILSRCCALEPSLQGARAIRAMVGLRPCRPGVRLQKEHLHQADWTLPVVHHYGHGSGGISVHWGSALEAARLVRECVGVLRTPTPNSKL